In a genomic window of Aricia agestis chromosome 2, ilAriAges1.1, whole genome shotgun sequence:
- the LOC121739711 gene encoding uncharacterized protein LOC121739711 yields MENARVLRSGKSTPSREETPSSGQTTTHETNTWSRGTGVEDTTESSTRTDARAKLNSVPAQIDNVVENVGSAPGTIVNVPGDRASSKLSALQAELEYHNSELARARAASAAAMSRLEIARIELGESTDADQPPRSNKTRVEGWISEQCVRPSTSAQNPGRDPRPTENIEPRAGNTSLSDMTLLANAIVQAVNSSRSEATPKFIHELPHFDGTITEWMAFKSVFNDTADMFSDIQNVARLRKALKGAARETVRVLLYTVSDPYEIIDTLERRYGRPELLILSEIENIKRLPRMTEDGRNVSSFASKILHGSGSAAPPASGNVSSINHVRASNTYLKVVPVEISGPVGTTATYALLDEGSTLTLVERTVADSVAPRGRSQLLKLEGVGGNQIDDPESCNISLTIRGACSRNLEKMNASTISNLNLTPQSVSKDLVRQCSHLAELEDELCYEQAKPTILIGQDNWHLITSRQLRIGNKGQPVASLTKLGWVLHGQDASSRNLNNIQFISHVRTSQSEDPALELIRNYFSIESLGIEPRKPKADPDERALTVLNRTCNKMNDCDRYESGLLWKTDNEVMPDNKKQALSRLYNLENKLDKNLNLKIEYSKQVNNLLSSGYAELVSTPATSPRTWYLPHFSVVHPQKGKVRLVFDAAAKCGGKCLNDALLTGPDLLQSLFGVLVRFREGKIAVVADIKEMFLQIKVIESDRDSLRFLWRGDDRNIPPREYRMTSLIFGAASSPCVVIHVKNKNAQNFSSEYPKVAKAAERNFYMDDYLDSFDDADEARQAVNAMYRINLGASFELRGWASNVPEVIKDVSDKRISGATTLGKSDTERTLGLIWNHARDTLGFNVNLRNTPSSVISGEILPTKRQVTSAVMSVFDPLGLVSPVTMVGKCLIQEIWRSGVGWDDPITKEHHITWMSFINNLNLLRTFEIERYVPAPPSGEGELHIFCDASEKVYSAAVYFVSMNNNTKTARLVTGKAKVAPLKPISIPRLELQAAVLGSRLAESVKRESDYKITKSYYWSDSKTVLAWIRSDPRTFKSFVAHRLAEIESTTTPADWRWVPSADNVADDATKGIPVNFSSTHRWFTGPSFILDDPATWPCEKRTAAPLPPSGEERIIKQVHVCVDHVNNDYLPKVERFSKYKRLVRAAATVLLSAEAFKAKLLKRKVNTEISPDHIRLAELLLIKRSQNISFANDIKTIEAGQRPPKRSPFHKLAVKLDRSGILYLDSRVKEEYNLPVLHAKEEFTRLLVHHTHAVFNHGNHQTVMNELRQRYHIIGLRSILRYICNKCQWCRTYRGTPSKIPLGDLPPERLAHNQPPFTALAVDYFGPKHVTIGRRHEKRWGALYTCLTTRAVHLELVPSLSASSMIMSLRRMMSRRGTPTVIYSDNGTNFVGAEKEVTEALRQNDDAMKVFASGKQIIWKRIPPGAPNMGGAWERLVRSVKAALRVTLTEKTPPDEVLHTLLLEAEHVINTRPLTPVNPDLNEESLTPNHFLIGRSSGMIPFGSYKDYTADSRSWKAAQKLAEAFWARWVAEYKPQLMPRLGNPQHSNLNPGDIVIICDRTMPRGIWPRGEIIKTFPGPDGRVRVAEVRTAAGLIRRPASRLILVSSQE; encoded by the coding sequence AGACCAACACATGGAGCAGAGGCACCGGCGTTGAAGACACGACGGAGAGCAGCACGCGTACCGACGCTAGGGCCAAACTAAATTCAGTACCCGCACAAATCGACAACGTAGTCGAAAATGTAGGAAGTGCGCCGGGCACTATAGTTAACGTCCCCGGGGACAGAGCAAGCAGCAAATTATCCGCGTTGCAGGCCGAATTAGAGTATCACAACTCCGAACTAGCACGGGCTAGGGCGGCGTCCGCAGCTGCCATGAGTCGGCTGGAAATAGCTAGGATAGAGCTAGGAGAATCCACCGACGCGGACCAGCCACCCAGATCGAATAAAACCCGAGTTGAAGGCTGGATCTCGGAGCAATGTGTTAGGCCGTCAACAAGCGCTCAAAACCCGGGACGAGACCCGCGTCCGACCGAAAACATCGAACCGCGCGCCGGTAACACGTCGCTTAGCGACATGACATTGCTAGCCAACGCGATAGTTCAAGCGGTCAATTCGAGTAGGTCGGAAGCGACGCCTAAATTCATTCATGAGTTGCCCCACTTCGACGGAACAATTACGGAGTGGATGGCGTTTAAATCCGTTTTTAATGACACCGCGGATATGTTCTCGGACATTCAAAATGTAGCTAGGTTAAGAAAAGCATTAAAAGGCGCGGCCCGCGAAACAGTTAGAGTTTTGCTATACACAGTATCGGACCCGTACGAAATAATAGATACGCTAGAACGGCGATACGGCAGGCCAGAACTACTTATTCTCTCCGAAATCGAAAACATAAAACGTTTACCCCGTATGACGGAAGACGGGCGCAATGTTAGTAGTTTCGCGAGTAAAATATTACACGGCAGCGGCAGTGCAGCGCCGCCCGCAAGCGGCAATGTTAGCTCAATAAATCACGTTCGTGCGTCAAACACCTACCTCAAAGTAGTGCCGGTTGAGATAAGTGGCCCAGTGGGCACCACCGCTACATACGCCTTGCTGGACGAGGGCTCTACATTGACCCTAGTTGAGCGTACGGTAGCGGACAGTGTAGCACCCAGGGGTCGCAGCCAGCTACTTAAGTTGGAAGGGGTAGGCGGTAACCAAATTGACGACCCCGAATCGTGCAACATATCGCTAACAATCCGCGGCGCGTGTAGTCGAAATCTAGAAAAAATGAACGCGAGCACGATTAGTAATTTGAACCTTACGCCGCAGTCCGTAAGCAAGGACCTAGTTAGACAGTGCAGCCACCTAGCGGAATTAGAAGACGAACTGTGTTACGAGCAGGCTAAGCCTACGATACTTATCGGCCAGGATAACTGGCACTTAATTACGTCTCGACAATTACGTATCGGAAATAAGGGTCAGCCAGTGGCGTCGTTAACTAAATTAGGATGGGTCCTGCACGGGCAGGACGCAAGctcgcgtaatttaaataatattcagttcATAAGTCACGTAAGAACGTCGCAGTCCGAGGATCCCGCGTTAGAATTGATAAGGAATTATTTTAGCATAGAATCGTTAGGTATAGAGCCGCGTAAACCTAAAGCGGATCCGGACGAGCGCGCGTTAACTGTTTTAAATAGAACTTGCAATAAAATGAACGATTGTGATCGGTATGAGTCAGGCTTATTGTGGAAAACCGACAATGAAGTAATGCCGGACAATAAGAAACAAGCCCTAAGCCGTCTGTACAATCTAGAGaacaaattagataaaaacttaaacttaaaaatagagTATTCGAAACAAGTAAATAACTTGCTAAGTTCGGGTTACGCAGAACTAGTGAGCACCCCAGCCACATCACCTCGCACCTGGTACTTACCTCATTTTTCAGTGGTTCATCCCCAAAAAGGTAAGGTGCGACTGGTTTTTGACGCTGCGGCTAAATGTGGGGGAAAATGCTTGAATGATGCGCTACTAACCGGGCCCGACTTATTGCAGTCGCTTTTCGGCGTTTTAGTTAGGTTCCGCGAAGGAAAAATAGCAGTAGTAGCGGACATCAAAGAGATGttcttacaaataaaagtgattGAGTCGGATCGCGACAGCCTTCGTTTTCTGTGGCGAGGCGACGATAGAAACATCCCCCCGCGAGAATACCGTATGACCTCGCTTATTTTTGGGGCGGCCTCATCGCCGTGCGTGGTCattcatgttaaaaataaaaacgcgcaAAACTTTAGTTCAGAGTACCCGAAGGTAGCTAAAGCTGCGGAACGGAACTTTTATATGGACGATTACTTAGACTcattcgacgacgcggacgaagCCAGGCAAGCGGTCAATGCCATGTATAGGATTAACTTAGGCGCTTCGTTCGAGTTACGCGGTTGGGCGTCGAATGTGCCCGAAGTAATAAAAGACGTTTCCGATAAGCGAATTAGCGGCGCGACGACTTTAGGAAAAAGCGATACAGAGAGGACTTTAGGTCTCATTTGGAACCACGCTCGCGACACTCTAGGATTTAACGTGAACCTCAGAAACACGCCATCTAGTGTAATTTCAGGGGAAATTTTACCCACCAAGAGGCAAGTCACTAGCGCCGTCATGTCGGTTTTCGACCCGTTAGGATTAGTTTCGCCGGTAACTATGGTAGGTAAGTGCCTCATTCAGGAAATATGGCGTAGTGGCGTAGGTTGGGACGATCCTATAACTAAGGAACACCACATTACGTGGATgtcgtttattaataatttaaacttgctGAGGACTTTCGAAATAGAAAGATACGTACCTGCCCCGCCCTCTGGCGAGGGGGAGTTACACATATTTTGCGATGCTAGCGAAAAAGTTTATTCGGCCGCAGTTTATTTCGTTAGCATgaataataacacaaagacGGCTAGATTAGTTACGGGAAAGGCGAAAGTAGCGCCgttgaaaccaatttcgatACCGCGATTAGAGTTGCAAGCCGCGGTTCTTGGTTCCCGCTTAGCAGAGTCAGTAAAACGGGAAtctgactacaaaattacaaagtcgTATTACTGGTCGGATTCAAAAACGGTATTAGCTTGGATTAGGTCCGATCCGCGTACTTTCAAGTCGTTTGTCGCGCACCGGCTAGCCGAGATCGAAAGTACAACGACCCCGGCCGACTGGCGATGGGTGCCGAGCGCCGACAACGTCGCGGACGACGCTACCAAGGGCATTCCGGTGAATTTTAGTTCGACACACAGATGGTTTACAGgacctagttttattttagacGACCCCGCGACATGGCCGTGCGAAAAGCGGACCGCGGCTCCCTTACCCCCTTCAGGGGAGGAGAGAATAATTAAGCAGGTTCACGTCTGTGTAGACCATGTAAACAACGATTACTTACCTAAAGTTGAAAGGTTTTCGAAGTATAAGCGCCTGGTACGCGCTGCTGCCACCGTCTTGCTCTCGGCTGAGGCATTTAAAGCCAAATTGCTCAAGAGAAAAGTAAATACGGAAATCTCTCCAGATCACATCAGACTAGCAGAATTGCTGCTTATCAAGAGGAGTCAGAACATCTCGTTCGCGAACGATATAAAGACGATAGAGGCTGGGCAACGACCTCCGAAGAGGTCCCCCTTTCACAAACTTGCTGTGAAACTCGACCGCAGCGGGATATTATACCTCGATAGCAGAGTTAAGGAAGAATATAATCTGCCTGTCCTACATGCGAAGGAAGAATTTACCCGACTGTTAGTGCATCACACGCACGCAGTATTTAACCACGGCAATCACCAAACCGTGATGAACGAGCTCCGACAGCGCTACCACATAATTGGACTACGCAGCATCCTTCGCTATATATGCAACAAGTGTCAATGGTGTAGAACCTACAGGGGAACTCCCTCTAAAATTCCCCTGGGTGACTTACCTCCTGAAAGACTAGCCCACAATCAGCCGCCGTTCACAGCCTTGGCGGTTGACTATTTTGGCCCAAAGCACGTCACGATCGGGCGAAGACACGAGAAGCGGTGGGGCGCACTTTACACGTGCCTCACCACTCGGGCCGTGCATCTGGAGCTGGTGCCTTCCCTATCTGCATCCTCCATGATCATGAGCTTGCGCCGAATGATGTCCCGCCGTGGCACTCCGACGGTCATATATAGCGACAACGGAACCAACTTCGTGGGCGCCGAGAAAGAAGTGACGGAAGCTCTTCGACAAAATGACGACGCGATGAAGGTCTTCGCCTCCGGAAAACAGATAATTTGGAAAAGAATACCCCCTGGGGCCCCGAACATGGGCGGCGCCTGGGAGAGATTAGTGAGATCTGTGAAGGCGGCATTACGAGTCACCTTAACAGAAAAGACGCCCCCAGATGAAGTGTTGCATACGCTGTTGCTGGAAGCAGAACATGTCATAAATACGAGACCGTTAACACCAGTAAATCCTGATCTAAACGAGGAATCACTGACCCCAAATCACTTCCTAATTGGGAGGTCAAGCGGGATGATACCTTTCGGCTCGTATAAAGACTACACAGCAGACAGTCGCTCGTGGAAAGCTGCGCAAAAGTTGGCCGAAGCGTTCTGGGCTCGATGGGTAGCAGAGTACAAACCCCAATTGATGCCTCGGCTCGGCAACCCGCAGCACAGCAACCTCAACCCCGGAGACATCGTTATAATATGTGATAGAACGATGCCCCGTGGAATATGGCCTAGAggtgaaataataaagacttTCCCAGGTCCAGACGGGCGGGTTAGAGTAGCAGAAGTCCGTACAGCCGCCGGACTAATTCGTCGCCCAGCCTCTCGTCTGATTCTCGTAAGCAGccaggaataa